A window of the Narcine bancroftii isolate sNarBan1 chromosome 4, sNarBan1.hap1, whole genome shotgun sequence genome harbors these coding sequences:
- the LOC138762333 gene encoding uncharacterized protein: MLKSSSISVCFYYNPSVCRLSCFAHLSISAINTPDDRTSAATPPPPTVAANSPALWLKKFLRISVAIGRPSILKLCPLVLPRGTTRSGAPSPTLRRSSLPRLSGRAPSPNTQAELPPATLRRSSLPVSQAELPPPTLRRSSLPRRSGGAPSPPTLRRSSLPRLSGGAPSPGLSGGAPPLPPPSLSEAPSPPSLRRSSLPRLSGGAPSPDSQAELPPPDSQAELPPPTLRRSSLPRLSGGAPPPPPPRLSGEAPSPVSQAELPPPTLRRAPSPDSQAELPPPTLRRSSLPRLSGGGSSPDSQAELPPPPPSLRRSSLPRLSGGAPSPDSQAELPPPTLRRSSLPRLSGGAPSPDSQAELPPPTLRRSSLPDSQAELPPPTLRRSSPPPPPVSQAKLPPPSLRRSSLPRLSGGAPSPDSQAEAPSPDSQAELPPPDSQAELPPPPPVSQAKLPPPVSQAVLPPPRLSGGAPSPDSQAELPPPTLRRSSLPRLSGGAPSPDSQAELPPPDSQAELPPPTLRRSSLPRLSGGAPSPDSQAELPPPDSQAELPPPTLRRSSLPRLSGGAPSPDSQAELPPPTLRRSSLPRLSGGAPSPDSQAELPPPTLRRSSLPRLSGGSSLPRLSGGAPSPSLRRSSLPRLSGGAPSPDAPSPVGKSEDRAANGDRGRQTPPSRRRPSGKAWG, encoded by the exons ATGCtgaaatcctccagcatttctgtatgtttttactacaatcccagcgtctgcagactttcgtgtttcgctcacctatcaatctctgccataaatacaccTGACGACCGAACCTCCGCAGCAACCCCGCCCCCACCCaccgtggcagcaaattcccccgctctctggctgaagaaattcctccgcatctcagtTGCAattgggcgcccttcaatcctgaagttgtgccctcttgtcctaccaCGGGGAACAACCAGAA GCGGAGCTCCCTCCCCGACTCTCAGGCGGAGCTCCCTCCCCCGACTCTCAGGCAGAGCTCCCTCCCCCAACACTCAGGCGGAGCTCCCTCCCGCGACTCTCAGGCGGAGCTCCCTCCCCGTGTCTCAGGCGGAGCTCCCTCCCCCGACGCTCAGGCGGAGCTCCCTCCCCCGACGCTCAGGCGGAGCTCCCTCCCCCCCGACTCTCAGGCGGAGCTCCCTCCCCCGACTCTCAGGCGGAGCTCCCTCCCCCGGACTCTCAGGCGgagctccccccctcccccccccgtctctcagcgaagctccctctcccccgtctctcAGGCGGAGCTCCCTCCCCCGACTCTCAGGCGGAGCTCCCTCCCCCGACTCTCAGGCGGAGCTCCCTCCCCCCGACTCTCAGGCGGAGCTCCCTCCCCCGACTCTCAGGCGGAGCTCCCTCCCCCGACTCTCAGGcggagctcccccccccccccccccccgtctctcagGCGAAGCTCCCTCCCCCGTCTCTCAGGCGGAGCTCCCTCCCCCGACTCTCAGGCGAGCTCCCTCCCCCGACTCTCAGGCGGAGCTCCCTCCCCCGACTCTCAGGCGGAGCTCCCTCCCCCGACTCTCAGGCGGAGGCTCCTCCCCCGACTCTCAGGcggagctcccccccccccccccgtctctcagGCGAAGCTCCCTCCCCCGTCTCTCAGGCGGAGCTCCCTCCCCCGACTCTCAGGCGGAGCTCCCTCCCCCGACTCTCAGGCGGAGCTCCCTCCCCCGACTCTCAGGCGGAGCTCCCTCCCCCGACTCTCAGGCGGAGCTCCCTCCCCCGACTCTCAGGCGGAGCTCCCTCCCCGACTCTCAGGCGGAGCTCCCTCCCCCGACTCTCAGGcggagctcccccccccccccccccgtctctcagGCGAAGCTCCCTCCCCCGTCTCTCAGGCGGAGCTCCCTCCCCCGACTCTCAGGCGGAGCTCCCTCCCCCGACTCTCAGGCGGAGGCTCCCTCACCCGACTCTCAGGCGGAGCTCCCTCCCCCCGACTCTCAGGcggagctccccccccccccccccgtctctcagGCGAAGctccctccccccgtctctcaGGCGGTGCTCCCTCCCCCCCGACTCTCAGGCGGAGCTCCCTCCCCCGACTCTCAGGCGGAGCTCCCTCCCCCGACTCTCAGGCGGAGCTCCCTCCCCCGACTCTCAGGCGGAGCTCCCTCCCCCGACTCTCAGGCGGAGCTCCCTCCCCCCGACTCTCAGGCGGAGCTCCCTCCCCCGACTCTCAGGCGGAGCTCCCTCCCCCGACTCTCAGGCGGAGCTCCCTCCCCCGACTCTCAGGCGGAGCTCCCTCCCCCCGACTCTCAGGCGGAGCTCCCTCCCCCGACTCTCAGGCGGAGCTCCCTCCCCCGACTCTCAGGCGGAGCTCCCTCCCCCGACTCTCAGGCGGAGCTCCCTCCCCCGACTCTCAGGCGGAGCTCCCTCCCCCGACTCTCAGGCGGAGCTCCCTCCCCCGACTCTCAGGCGGAGCTCCCTCCCCCGACTCTCAGGCGGAGCTCCCTCCCCCGACTCTCAGGCGGGAGCTCCCTCCCCCGTCTCTCAGGCGGAgctccctccccgtctctcaGGCGGAGCTCCCTCCCCCGACTCTCAGGCGGCGCTCCCTCCCCCGACGCTCCCTCACCGGTAGGAAAATCCGAGGACAGGGCGGCGAATGGAGATCGCGGCCGCCAAACCCCCCCGAGCCGGCGCCGTCCGAGCGGGAAAGCCTGGGGATGA